In Pedobacter sp. WC2423, the following are encoded in one genomic region:
- a CDS encoding WYL domain-containing protein, protein MEPFALLSTTENWLLIAWCRLRQKFRYFRLDIINRTNILTEKFEQHKMTLQEYFDKYH, encoded by the coding sequence ATTGAGCCATTTGCCCTATTAAGCACAACAGAAAATTGGCTACTAATTGCCTGGTGTCGTTTGCGACAGAAGTTTAGATATTTCCGACTTGATATAATAAACAGGACAAATATTCTAACAGAGAAATTTGAACAGCATAAAATGACACTACAAGAATATTTTGATAAGTATCATTAA
- a CDS encoding NAD(P)H-dependent oxidoreductase, protein MELIKNLQWRYAVKKYTGESVSENKIDQIIEAVNLSASSCGIQPYRLMVITNPEIRQKLAEGSFNTQIHASSHLLVFAAFNNITSQYIADYVTMMEKQRNLENGTLNVLKDTLTPYFSARTPEQNAIWSSKQAYIGLGTALIAAAELKVDATPMEGFNPEAFNAILGLSEKNLHAAVILSLGYRDAANDSLASMPKVRLPITEFSTIIK, encoded by the coding sequence ATGGAATTAATCAAAAATTTACAATGGCGCTATGCTGTTAAAAAATACACAGGTGAATCGGTCAGTGAAAACAAGATTGACCAAATTATCGAAGCCGTTAACCTCAGCGCCTCCTCTTGTGGGATACAGCCTTATCGCTTGATGGTGATAACTAATCCTGAAATCAGACAAAAATTAGCAGAGGGATCATTCAATACCCAAATTCATGCTTCTTCTCATTTGCTGGTTTTTGCTGCATTTAATAATATAACCAGCCAATACATAGCAGATTATGTTACGATGATGGAAAAACAAAGAAATTTGGAGAATGGTACGCTTAATGTTCTAAAGGATACTCTGACCCCTTACTTTTCTGCGCGTACACCCGAACAAAATGCCATTTGGTCGAGCAAGCAAGCTTATATCGGATTGGGGACAGCCTTAATTGCAGCTGCAGAACTCAAAGTAGATGCAACCCCTATGGAAGGTTTTAACCCGGAAGCATTTAATGCCATTTTAGGGTTGTCGGAAAAGAATCTTCACGCTGCAGTGATTCTATCCCTGGGTTACAGGGATGCTGCAAACGATTCTCTCGCCTCGATGCCAAAAGTTCGTTTGCCAATTACTGAATTTTCAACTATAATAAAATAG
- a CDS encoding YdeI family protein has protein sequence MQKKETTIFYPASLAAWREWLLINHLSQQSVWLVFYRKNSKKPSVTWSEAVDVALCFGWIDSKKIKIDEETSHQFFSRRKPNSTWSKINKHKVQHLIETGLMTEAGLKCIETAKQNGSWTILDEVEELIVPLDLENAFADNPDARDYYLSLSKSARKGILQWVVLAKRSETRLNRIKEILTLAEQKQIPGIF, from the coding sequence ATGCAAAAAAAAGAAACAACAATATTTTATCCTGCAAGCCTTGCAGCCTGGCGTGAATGGTTACTGATTAACCATTTATCACAACAGTCTGTATGGCTTGTTTTTTATAGAAAAAACTCCAAAAAACCATCCGTTACCTGGAGCGAAGCCGTAGATGTAGCACTTTGTTTTGGGTGGATAGATAGCAAAAAGATAAAGATTGATGAAGAAACGTCGCATCAGTTTTTTAGTAGAAGAAAACCAAACAGCACCTGGTCAAAAATAAATAAACATAAAGTCCAGCACTTAATCGAAACAGGACTCATGACTGAAGCAGGTCTCAAATGTATTGAAACTGCAAAACAAAATGGTTCATGGACTATTTTAGACGAAGTGGAAGAGTTGATCGTTCCGTTAGATTTGGAAAATGCATTTGCAGACAACCCGGATGCGAGAGATTATTATTTAAGTTTAAGTAAGTCTGCTCGAAAAGGGATTTTACAATGGGTTGTACTTGCCAAACGATCAGAAACAAGATTAAACCGGATCAAGGAAATATTAACGCTTGCCGAACAGAAACAAATACCAGGTATATTTTGA
- a CDS encoding DUF6266 family protein has product MAILQQGSLGVFTGKIGALVISKWKSKYVGKSKPKKSSKEATVLQLTQQAKFKIAGRFMRMFRSEVNFSFQKPPKNMTAMNYAMCYNLHHAIDGVYPDFTLNYSNIKLSKPADYSTEIDNGFNVAVTVEGNKMKVTWEEDELIDNDATAPTDRAYCFIYHPEKNISTVAPLYPQRSELALKVNLPGSFEGKIQVWLFFVSDDLKFVSETEHLGEFTINL; this is encoded by the coding sequence ATGGCAATCTTACAACAAGGCTCATTAGGCGTATTTACCGGAAAAATCGGCGCACTGGTTATTTCTAAATGGAAAAGTAAATATGTTGGTAAAAGCAAACCAAAGAAATCTTCTAAGGAGGCCACGGTTTTACAATTGACGCAACAAGCAAAGTTTAAAATAGCAGGCAGGTTTATGCGCATGTTCCGCTCTGAAGTAAATTTCAGTTTTCAGAAGCCGCCTAAAAATATGACCGCGATGAATTATGCCATGTGCTATAACCTGCATCATGCAATTGACGGAGTTTATCCGGATTTCACCTTGAATTATTCCAATATAAAGCTGAGTAAACCTGCTGATTATTCAACAGAAATTGACAATGGTTTTAACGTTGCAGTCACTGTAGAAGGGAATAAAATGAAGGTTACCTGGGAAGAGGATGAGCTGATAGATAATGACGCGACAGCCCCTACCGATAGAGCCTATTGCTTTATTTATCATCCTGAAAAGAATATTTCTACAGTTGCTCCATTGTATCCGCAAAGAAGTGAGCTGGCGCTTAAAGTAAACTTGCCAGGCTCTTTTGAAGGTAAAATACAGGTATGGCTTTTCTTTGTATCTGATGATCTTAAGTTTGTTTCAGAAACAGAACATCTGGGAGAGTTTACCATAAATCTTTAA
- a CDS encoding glucose 1-dehydrogenase — protein sequence MKKLENKVAVVTGASKGIGASIAKRLAGEGANVVVNYSSAKAGADQVVSEIMAKGGKAIAVQGNVSNPDDVTRLFEETTKAFGPVDILVNNAGVYKFGTIEEINVEDFNHQFNTNVLGLLLVTQGAVKNFNPKGGSIINIGSAITSLAPPASSIYTATKGAVDSITHVLAKELSGRKIRVNSVNPGMVETEGTYTAGIIGSDFANEAVSTTPLGRIGQPEDIALVTVFLASEDSRWITGDILLASGGVR from the coding sequence ATGAAAAAATTAGAAAATAAAGTAGCAGTAGTAACAGGAGCATCAAAAGGTATTGGTGCGAGTATAGCTAAAAGACTTGCCGGGGAAGGTGCAAACGTGGTGGTAAATTATTCATCTGCAAAAGCTGGTGCCGACCAGGTTGTTTCAGAGATTATGGCCAAGGGCGGAAAAGCAATTGCTGTGCAAGGTAACGTCTCCAATCCAGATGACGTTACACGTTTATTTGAAGAAACAACAAAAGCTTTCGGGCCAGTTGATATCTTGGTGAATAACGCTGGCGTTTATAAATTTGGCACTATTGAGGAAATTAATGTTGAAGATTTCAACCACCAGTTTAACACCAATGTTCTTGGTTTGTTATTGGTAACACAAGGAGCTGTCAAGAACTTTAATCCAAAAGGTGGCAGCATCATCAACATTGGATCGGCGATTACTAGCCTGGCGCCTCCTGCAAGTTCAATTTATACAGCAACTAAAGGTGCGGTTGATTCTATCACGCATGTATTGGCAAAAGAATTGAGTGGCAGAAAAATCCGTGTAAATTCCGTAAATCCAGGTATGGTAGAAACAGAAGGCACATACACTGCCGGTATAATTGGAAGCGATTTTGCAAATGAAGCGGTGAGTACTACTCCTCTTGGCCGCATCGGTCAGCCAGAAGACATCGCACTTGTCACCGTATTCCTGGCATCAGAAGATTCGCGCTGGATAACAGGAGATATTTTACTTGCCAGCGGTGGGGTGAGGTAA
- the rhuM gene encoding RhuM family protein: MQNDQIVIYKTENGETVIDVKVDDNTIWLTLNQLSELFGKNKSTISRHLNNIYTQEELTKEATVAKNATVQIEANRHIERTIEYYNLDAIISVGYRVNSKQGTAFRIWANKILKDHLLKGYSINEKRLKEQNEQLNSLKNAVTLLSNVIENKSLNNDEATGLLKVVTDYAYALDILDKYDHQELTIEGTTVEELFVIDYTEARRAIYDLKEKFGGSSLFGNEKDESFKGSIAAIYQTFSGLDLYPSVEEKAANLLYFVVKNHSFSDGNKRIAAYLFVWFMEKNRILYREDGSKRIADNALVALTLMIAESKSDEKEMMVKVMVNLINTNN, translated from the coding sequence ATGCAGAACGATCAGATCGTAATTTATAAAACAGAAAATGGCGAGACAGTTATTGATGTGAAAGTTGATGACAACACCATTTGGTTAACACTAAATCAGCTATCGGAATTATTCGGTAAAAACAAATCCACTATCTCAAGGCATTTAAACAATATTTATACACAAGAAGAACTAACAAAAGAAGCAACTGTTGCAAAAAATGCAACAGTTCAAATAGAAGCCAACAGGCATATAGAAAGAACTATTGAATATTACAATCTCGATGCAATCATCTCTGTTGGATATAGAGTTAATTCAAAACAAGGGACAGCGTTTCGGATTTGGGCAAATAAGATTTTAAAAGATCACCTGTTGAAAGGCTATTCCATCAATGAAAAGCGTCTAAAAGAGCAGAATGAGCAGTTAAATTCTCTGAAAAATGCAGTCACACTTTTAAGTAACGTAATTGAAAACAAATCATTAAACAACGATGAAGCCACAGGACTATTAAAAGTAGTAACTGATTATGCCTATGCTTTAGATATTCTTGATAAATATGATCATCAGGAGTTAACTATCGAAGGAACTACTGTTGAAGAATTATTTGTGATAGATTATACTGAAGCCAGGCGGGCAATATATGATCTGAAAGAAAAATTTGGTGGCAGTTCATTATTTGGTAATGAAAAGGATGAATCCTTCAAAGGCTCTATTGCAGCCATTTATCAAACATTCAGCGGTTTAGATTTATATCCTAGTGTAGAGGAAAAAGCAGCCAATCTGTTATATTTCGTAGTCAAAAATCATTCATTTTCTGATGGTAATAAAAGAATAGCAGCTTATCTTTTCGTTTGGTTCATGGAAAAGAATAGAATTCTATATAGAGAGGATGGTTCAAAACGAATCGCAGATAATGCATTAGTTGCATTGACATTAATGATCGCTGAAAGCAAATCTGATGAAAAGGAGATGATGGTGAAAGTAATGGTGAACCTGATCAACACAAACAATTAA
- a CDS encoding RidA family protein, which produces MEKQVFDPWAWGKNTNSVQAVEVKNVMGTLYCSGQVALDANGIPSDADMRSQLTQTIKNLEQLISESGYECKNIVRLNVYTTSTTDFFTTCMDIYVPFIQKHGIQQATTLLEVKALFATLTVELEATVVK; this is translated from the coding sequence ATGGAAAAGCAAGTATTTGACCCTTGGGCTTGGGGTAAAAACACGAATTCTGTACAAGCTGTTGAAGTGAAAAACGTAATGGGAACGCTATACTGTTCGGGTCAGGTAGCATTAGATGCCAACGGAATCCCAAGTGATGCTGATATGCGTTCACAATTAACACAAACAATCAAAAACCTGGAACAACTTATTAGCGAATCCGGTTATGAATGCAAAAATATTGTCAGACTGAACGTTTACACGACATCAACAACGGATTTTTTTACAACCTGTATGGATATTTATGTACCTTTCATTCAAAAACATGGGATCCAGCAAGCAACCACTTTGCTTGAAGTGAAAGCACTTTTTGCAACATTAACAGTAGAGCTGGAAGCTACTGTTGTAAAGTAA
- a CDS encoding winged helix-turn-helix transcriptional regulator, whose translation MKKELDLIKDCGQKILAISDTMEILNGKWKMSIIACLCYQPMRYSELLKEVKGISGKVLSRELKDLEMNELIERIVLNTAPVAVEYRITDYGTSLKQLTNTIADWGFIHRKRIISAMKTR comes from the coding sequence ATGAAAAAAGAACTCGACCTGATAAAAGATTGCGGACAAAAAATATTAGCCATTAGCGATACAATGGAGATTTTAAATGGGAAATGGAAGATGTCCATCATTGCATGTCTATGTTATCAGCCGATGCGCTATTCCGAATTGCTGAAAGAAGTAAAGGGTATTTCCGGCAAAGTACTTAGTCGTGAATTGAAAGATTTAGAAATGAATGAATTGATTGAGCGTATAGTGTTAAACACTGCGCCTGTTGCCGTAGAATACCGAATAACTGACTATGGAACATCGCTTAAACAACTTACCAATACAATAGCTGACTGGGGATTTATTCATAGAAAACGTATTATTTCAGCAATGAAAACGAGATAA
- a CDS encoding helix-turn-helix domain-containing protein, which yields MFVTEKRLNQATSKILGKTAKDVTNARMVLEAKRLLSHTSKSVKEICYSLGFEEPTNFIKYFRKHNGLTPIQFREKYAIE from the coding sequence ATGTTTGTAACAGAAAAACGGTTGAACCAGGCAACATCAAAAATATTAGGGAAAACGGCAAAAGATGTTACCAACGCCCGGATGGTTTTGGAAGCTAAGCGCTTGTTATCGCACACCTCTAAAAGCGTTAAAGAAATTTGTTACAGCCTTGGCTTCGAGGAGCCTACGAATTTTATAAAGTATTTCCGGAAGCATAATGGTCTGACACCAATTCAATTCAGGGAGAAATATGCAATTGAATAA
- a CDS encoding BPL-N domain-containing protein: MNTYHNLIINHFTRAILVFFLILTFSSCSKGFPETPMVNSLRLNLKKGDTLRVAVYRGVASCEECAETVKSAIEKLGVKYKLDFVGPEELVDITEKNLSKYDIYVQPGGGQDINGAFRSLGQNRVQAIQNYVSNGGNYLGLCMGAYLADANNLGLIKDELDSEVGRPGFPVKNIDDTSVRLTWEGRNEYVFFQDGPFLLSAEGDQMFYKIASYANGDLAAARYSYGKGLVVLTGPHPEANNTWFEKAEIPLDKRPSQDLFKDLIQSFYR; this comes from the coding sequence ATGAACACTTATCACAATTTAATCATTAACCATTTTACCAGAGCGATTCTGGTCTTTTTTTTAATACTTACATTTTCAAGTTGTAGTAAGGGCTTTCCTGAGACCCCTATGGTCAATTCTTTAAGGCTTAATCTGAAGAAAGGGGATACTTTACGGGTCGCAGTTTACAGGGGCGTAGCTTCATGCGAAGAATGTGCTGAAACAGTAAAATCCGCAATTGAAAAGTTGGGTGTAAAATATAAGCTTGATTTTGTAGGGCCAGAGGAACTTGTAGACATCACGGAGAAAAATTTGAGTAAATATGATATTTACGTACAACCTGGCGGAGGACAGGACATTAACGGCGCATTTAGAAGTCTGGGCCAAAATCGGGTACAAGCGATCCAGAATTATGTTTCCAATGGTGGGAACTATCTTGGCTTATGTATGGGTGCCTACCTTGCCGACGCAAATAACCTTGGACTCATAAAGGATGAACTCGATTCGGAGGTAGGACGTCCCGGGTTTCCTGTAAAAAATATTGACGACACATCAGTTCGCTTAACTTGGGAAGGCCGTAATGAATATGTGTTTTTTCAGGATGGCCCATTCCTGCTATCAGCAGAGGGTGATCAAATGTTTTATAAAATTGCATCCTATGCAAATGGCGACTTGGCAGCCGCACGTTATTCTTATGGAAAGGGACTGGTTGTCTTAACAGGGCCTCATCCAGAAGCCAACAACACCTGGTTCGAAAAAGCTGAAATACCATTGGATAAGCGTCCTTCACAAGACTTGTTCAAAGATCTGATCCAAAGCTTCTACCGATAG
- a CDS encoding DUF6266 family protein, with product MAISGNGSNNGPTGRSGNRVTYMRLGKLTSRTIGLRTDKPTVPVLKSRQVTALTTALLKPVKGFLSVGFGLEGKLNLQTYYTVASSYNRLNAISGNYPDQQIDFTKVLFSQGKMPVITDVLVSRVEKGLTFKWDAGFTTKGVNKNDQVMLMAYDPEKRGTEFQLNAGRRSEGEAFLPIRKRKKPLLLETYISFISESRKSISNSIYVGQVVW from the coding sequence ATGGCAATATCAGGAAATGGATCAAACAACGGCCCTACAGGCAGATCAGGTAATAGAGTAACTTATATGCGTTTAGGGAAGCTCACCTCAAGGACAATTGGTTTGCGCACCGATAAACCTACTGTCCCTGTTTTGAAAAGCAGGCAGGTAACTGCATTAACAACTGCGCTGTTAAAACCTGTTAAAGGTTTTTTGAGTGTAGGATTTGGGCTGGAAGGGAAACTTAACCTTCAAACTTATTATACTGTAGCGAGTTCTTACAATCGATTAAATGCCATTTCAGGTAATTATCCTGATCAGCAAATAGATTTTACGAAAGTCTTATTCAGTCAGGGTAAAATGCCTGTTATAACTGATGTTCTGGTCAGCAGAGTTGAGAAAGGTTTAACTTTTAAATGGGATGCCGGTTTCACGACAAAAGGTGTAAACAAAAATGACCAGGTTATGCTGATGGCTTACGATCCGGAAAAGCGGGGTACGGAGTTTCAATTGAATGCAGGCAGGAGAAGTGAAGGGGAAGCATTTTTACCCATTCGGAAAAGGAAAAAGCCATTATTACTGGAAACTTACATTTCATTTATCTCTGAGAGCCGAAAAAGCATCTCCAACAGCATTTATGTTGGACAGGTTGTCTGGTAA